A part of Numenius arquata chromosome 2, bNumArq3.hap1.1, whole genome shotgun sequence genomic DNA contains:
- the SIX3 gene encoding homeobox protein SIX3 isoform X1 yields the protein MVFRSPLELYPTHFFLPNFAADPHHRSLLLASGGGGSGSGSGCSPGAGGGGGGSSRAPHEELSMFQLPTLNFSPEQVASVCETLEETGDIERLGRFLWSLPVAPGACEAINKHESILRARAVVAFHTGNFRDLYHILENHKFTKESHGKLQAMWLEAHYQEAEKLRGRPLGPVDKYRVRKKFPLPRTIWDGEQKTHCFKERTRSLLREWYLQDPYPNPSKKRELAQATGLTPTQVGNWFKNRRQRDRAAAAKNRLQHQAIGQSGMRSLAEPGCPTHSSAESPSTAASPTTSVSSLTERAETGTSILSDKHDFSFALFHGRISPTCMMMMIKFVSGKKYSL from the exons ATGGTGTTCAGGTCCCCGCTAGAGCTTTATCCCACCCATTTCTTCTTGCCAAACTTCGCCGCCGACCCGCACCACCGCTCCCTCCTTCTcgccagcggcggcggcggcagcggcagcggctcGGGCTGCAgccccggtgccggcggcggTGGAGGCGGCAGCTCTCGGGCACCCCACGAAGAGTTGTCAATGTTTCAGCTGCCCACACTCAACTTCTCCCCGGAGCAAGTGGCCAGCGTCTGCGAGACGCTGGAGGAGACTGGAGACATAGAGAGGCTGGGGAGGTTCCTCTGGTCGCTGCCGGTGGCGCCGGGGGCATGCGAGGCCATCAACAAGCACGAGTCCATCCTCCGCGCCCGGGCGGTGGTGGCCTTCCACACGGGCAACTTCCGAGACCTCTACCACATCCTGGAGAATCACAAATTCACCAAGGAGTCCCACGGCAAGTTGCAGGCCATGTGGCTCGAAGCGCACTACCAGGAGGCCGAGAAGCTAAGGGGTCGCCCGCTGGGGCCGGTTGATAAATACAGGGTGAGGAAGAAGTTTCCGCTGCCCAGGACCATTTGGGATGGCGAGCAGAAGACGCACTGCTTCAAGGAGAGGACTCGCAGCCTCCTGAGGGAGTGGTACCTGCAGGACCCTTACCCCAACCCCAGCAAGAAAAGGGAACTGGCTCAGGCCACGGGGCTCACCCCCACGCAAGTAGGCAACTGGTTCAAAAACCGAAGGCAAAGAGACAGAGCGGCGGCGGCTAAAAACAG GCTCCAGCACCAGGCGATAGGACAGAGCGGGATGCGGTCGCTGGCAGAGCCCGGCTGCCCGACACACAGCTCGGCCGAGTCTCCGTCCACGGCGGCCAGTCCGACCACCAGCGTCTCCAGTTTGACAGAAAGAGCCGAGACGGGCACCTCCATCCTCTCG GACAAGCACGATTTCTCCTTTGCGCTTTTCCATGGACGCATTTCACCCACTtgcatgatgatgatgattaaatTTGTATCTGGGAAAAAATATTCTCTAtag
- the SIX3 gene encoding homeobox protein SIX3 isoform X2: MVFRSPLELYPTHFFLPNFAADPHHRSLLLASGGGGSELSMFQLPTLNFSPEQVASVCETLEETGDIERLGRFLWSLPVAPGACEAINKHESILRARAVVAFHTGNFRDLYHILENHKFTKESHGKLQAMWLEAHYQEAEKLRGRPLGPVDKYRVRKKFPLPRTIWDGEQKTHCFKERTRSLLREWYLQDPYPNPSKKRELAQATGLTPTQVGNWFKNRRQRDRAAAAKNRLQHQAIGQSGMRSLAEPGCPTHSSAESPSTAASPTTSVSSLTERAETGTSILSVTSSDSECDV, translated from the exons ATGGTGTTCAGGTCCCCGCTAGAGCTTTATCCCACCCATTTCTTCTTGCCAAACTTCGCCGCCGACCCGCACCACCGCTCCCTCCTTCTcgccagcggcggcggcggcagcg AGTTGTCAATGTTTCAGCTGCCCACACTCAACTTCTCCCCGGAGCAAGTGGCCAGCGTCTGCGAGACGCTGGAGGAGACTGGAGACATAGAGAGGCTGGGGAGGTTCCTCTGGTCGCTGCCGGTGGCGCCGGGGGCATGCGAGGCCATCAACAAGCACGAGTCCATCCTCCGCGCCCGGGCGGTGGTGGCCTTCCACACGGGCAACTTCCGAGACCTCTACCACATCCTGGAGAATCACAAATTCACCAAGGAGTCCCACGGCAAGTTGCAGGCCATGTGGCTCGAAGCGCACTACCAGGAGGCCGAGAAGCTAAGGGGTCGCCCGCTGGGGCCGGTTGATAAATACAGGGTGAGGAAGAAGTTTCCGCTGCCCAGGACCATTTGGGATGGCGAGCAGAAGACGCACTGCTTCAAGGAGAGGACTCGCAGCCTCCTGAGGGAGTGGTACCTGCAGGACCCTTACCCCAACCCCAGCAAGAAAAGGGAACTGGCTCAGGCCACGGGGCTCACCCCCACGCAAGTAGGCAACTGGTTCAAAAACCGAAGGCAAAGAGACAGAGCGGCGGCGGCTAAAAACAG GCTCCAGCACCAGGCGATAGGACAGAGCGGGATGCGGTCGCTGGCAGAGCCCGGCTGCCCGACACACAGCTCGGCCGAGTCTCCGTCCACGGCGGCCAGTCCGACCACCAGCGTCTCCAGTTTGACAGAAAGAGCCGAGACGGGCACCTCCATCCTCTCGGTAACCTCCAGCGACTCGGAATGTGATGTATGA